Proteins from a genomic interval of Lysobacter arenosi:
- a CDS encoding AmpG family muropeptide MFS transporter: MSSDVAVAAKPAPKGWRLVLANLSQPKVLVMLLLGFSSGIPLYLVGNTLGFWMRENAIELSTIGFLSWVGLAYSLKFLWAPLVDKLDAPVLGRWLGRRRGWMLLSQIVVAVALVGMALVQPQQGQLVLAGVVVDQLLVFGVLALVVAFASATQDIVIDAWRIEIADSNEQQGLLTSTSALGYRGALLVTDALILIFAAHVGWSVSYELMAALMAVGMVATLAAREPASSVLAAKTSHPALFTAKGLYDALVGPFVVFFRDHGSWALLMLVTISLYRMPDFVFGPMANPFYADLGIDKETVGAVRGSFGLVATIVGIAAAGLSALRFGFIATLLAGAVLGPASNLAFAYLAHHGADPGVFTAAMVIDNFCNGFAGVALIGYMSSLTNVGYTATQYALLSSFYALPGKFLKGLSGVAVEHLEVGRSLLDAYSLFFVGTALIGVPALLLCLILAVRRPGAAPRAPAANGLTG, from the coding sequence ATGAGCTCTGACGTCGCTGTCGCCGCCAAGCCGGCGCCCAAAGGCTGGCGACTGGTGCTGGCCAACCTGAGCCAGCCCAAGGTGCTGGTGATGCTGCTGCTGGGCTTCAGCTCGGGCATCCCGCTGTACCTGGTCGGCAACACGCTCGGCTTCTGGATGCGCGAAAACGCCATCGAGCTGTCGACGATCGGTTTCCTGTCGTGGGTGGGGCTGGCCTATTCGCTGAAGTTCCTGTGGGCGCCACTGGTCGACAAGCTCGATGCGCCCGTGCTCGGCCGCTGGCTCGGCCGCCGCCGCGGCTGGATGCTGCTGTCGCAGATCGTGGTCGCCGTGGCCCTGGTTGGCATGGCGCTGGTGCAGCCCCAGCAGGGGCAACTGGTGCTGGCCGGTGTCGTGGTCGACCAGTTGCTGGTGTTCGGCGTGCTGGCGCTGGTGGTGGCCTTTGCCTCGGCCACCCAGGACATCGTCATCGACGCCTGGCGCATCGAGATCGCCGACAGCAACGAGCAGCAGGGCCTGCTGACCTCGACTTCGGCGCTGGGCTACCGCGGCGCGCTGCTGGTCACCGACGCCCTGATCCTGATCTTCGCCGCCCATGTCGGCTGGTCGGTGTCGTACGAGCTGATGGCCGCGCTGATGGCCGTGGGCATGGTCGCGACCCTGGCCGCGCGCGAACCTGCGTCCAGCGTGCTGGCGGCGAAGACGTCGCATCCGGCGCTGTTCACCGCCAAGGGCCTGTACGACGCCCTGGTCGGTCCGTTCGTGGTGTTCTTCCGCGATCACGGCAGCTGGGCGCTGCTGATGCTGGTGACGATCAGCCTGTACCGGATGCCGGATTTTGTCTTCGGCCCGATGGCCAACCCGTTCTATGCGGACCTCGGGATCGACAAGGAAACCGTCGGCGCCGTGCGCGGTTCGTTCGGCCTGGTGGCGACCATCGTCGGCATTGCCGCGGCCGGCCTGTCGGCGCTGCGCTTCGGCTTCATCGCCACGCTGCTGGCCGGTGCCGTGCTCGGCCCCGCCTCCAATCTTGCCTTCGCCTACCTCGCCCACCACGGAGCGGACCCGGGCGTGTTCACCGCGGCGATGGTGATCGACAACTTCTGCAACGGCTTCGCCGGCGTGGCCCTGATCGGCTACATGTCGAGCCTGACCAACGTCGGCTACACCGCCACCCAGTACGCCCTGCTCAGCTCGTTCTACGCCCTGCCGGGCAAGTTCCTGAAGGGGCTGTCCGGGGTCGCGGTCGAGCACTTGGAAGTGGGGCGCAGTTTGCTCGACGCCTATTCGCTATTCTTCGTGGGTACGGCCCTTATCGGCGTGCCTGCGTTGCTGCTTTGCCTGATACTGGCCGTGCGCCGTCCCGGCGCGGCGCCTCGTGCGCCTGCGGCCAATGGTTTAACCGGATAG
- a CDS encoding exodeoxyribonuclease III, with amino-acid sequence MRIISFNANGLRSAANKGFFDWFRSQDADVLCVQETKAQEHQLGDADGLKSEFRPDGYKAWFKDASTKKGYSGVAIYSRREPDEVRTAMGWAPFDDEGRYIEARFGNLSVVSFYIPSGSSGDERQGFKFEVMEWLKPRLDEWLASGRDYVLCGDWNIVRSRLDIKNWTSNQKNSGCLPPEREWLNGLCAEDSGWVDAYRALHVDGQDYTWWSNRGAARANNVGWRIDYQLATPSLRDKLKACSISRDPRFSDHAPFTVDYEL; translated from the coding sequence ATGCGCATCATCAGCTTCAACGCCAATGGCCTGCGGTCGGCCGCCAACAAGGGCTTCTTCGACTGGTTCCGCTCCCAGGATGCCGACGTGTTGTGCGTTCAGGAAACCAAGGCGCAGGAACACCAGCTTGGTGATGCGGACGGCTTGAAATCGGAGTTCCGCCCCGACGGTTACAAGGCGTGGTTCAAGGACGCCAGCACCAAGAAGGGCTACAGCGGCGTGGCGATCTACAGCCGCCGCGAGCCCGATGAAGTGCGCACCGCGATGGGCTGGGCACCGTTCGACGATGAAGGCCGCTACATCGAAGCGCGCTTTGGCAACCTCAGCGTGGTGTCGTTCTACATTCCCTCCGGTTCCTCCGGCGACGAACGCCAGGGCTTCAAGTTCGAAGTCATGGAGTGGCTCAAGCCGCGCCTGGACGAATGGCTCGCAAGCGGCCGCGACTACGTGCTGTGCGGCGACTGGAACATCGTCCGCTCGCGCCTGGACATCAAGAACTGGACCAGCAACCAGAAGAACTCCGGCTGCCTGCCGCCCGAGCGCGAGTGGCTCAACGGCCTGTGTGCCGAAGACAGCGGCTGGGTCGATGCCTACCGCGCGCTGCACGTCGACGGCCAGGACTACACCTGGTGGAGCAACCGCGGCGCCGCACGCGCCAACAACGTCGGTTGGCGCATCGACTACCAGCTGGCGACGCCGTCGCTGCGCGACAAGCTGAAGGCCTGCTCGATCTCGCGCGACCCGCGCTTCTCCGACCACGCCCCTTTCACGGTCGACTATGAGCTCTGA
- a CDS encoding GNAT family N-acetyltransferase, translating into MSVACVLDETMAAAVRELRVGEDQYRYVGDTAFNLADSLRDPMSEAMAVLDDDRVVGFYRLDFAPNAVAGRPMHAPSVGLRAFVIEHDQQGRGLGTQAMVACCADLRRRHPDRALLVLTVNCNNHPAIAAYRKVGFVDTGELYQGGSAGPQHLMYFPLH; encoded by the coding sequence GTGAGCGTCGCCTGCGTCCTCGACGAGACCATGGCCGCTGCGGTGCGGGAGCTTCGCGTCGGCGAGGACCAGTACCGCTACGTTGGCGACACCGCCTTCAACCTGGCCGACAGCCTGCGCGACCCGATGAGCGAGGCAATGGCGGTGCTGGACGACGACCGTGTCGTCGGCTTCTACCGTCTCGACTTCGCCCCCAATGCCGTCGCTGGCCGGCCCATGCACGCCCCCAGCGTTGGCCTGCGCGCGTTCGTGATCGAACACGACCAGCAGGGGCGTGGCCTCGGCACGCAGGCCATGGTGGCCTGTTGCGCCGACCTGCGCCGGCGCCATCCCGATCGCGCCTTGCTGGTGCTGACCGTCAACTGCAACAACCACCCCGCGATCGCCGCCTACCGCAAAGTCGGCTTCGTCGACACCGGCGAACTCTACCAGGGCGGCAGCGCCGGTCCGCAGCACCTGATGTACTTCCCCCTTCACTGA
- the pyrE gene encoding orotate phosphoribosyltransferase — protein MTDHRTRFLQLALRAEALRFGEFTLKSGRQSPYFFNAGRFDSGTALAELAACYADAIDGHGVGFDLLFGPAYKGIPLATALACEYARRGRDLPLAFNRKEAKTHGEGGSLIGAPLQGRKVLIVDDVITAGTAIREALSIIRDGGGEPAGIVIALDRQEAVDPATSRRSAAQTVAADQGLPVIAVANLSDLLTFAGGNAELSSQRERLLAYRDAYGSQTSA, from the coding sequence ATGACCGACCATCGCACCCGCTTCCTGCAACTCGCCCTGCGCGCCGAGGCCCTGCGCTTCGGCGAGTTCACCCTCAAGTCCGGTCGCCAGAGTCCGTACTTCTTCAACGCCGGTCGCTTCGACTCCGGCACGGCCCTGGCCGAGCTGGCCGCCTGTTATGCCGATGCGATCGATGGCCATGGGGTCGGCTTCGACCTGCTGTTCGGTCCGGCCTACAAGGGCATCCCGCTGGCCACCGCGCTGGCGTGCGAGTACGCGCGCCGCGGCCGCGACCTGCCGCTGGCGTTCAACCGCAAGGAAGCCAAGACCCACGGCGAAGGCGGCAGCCTGATCGGCGCGCCGCTGCAGGGCCGCAAGGTGCTGATCGTCGATGACGTGATCACGGCCGGGACGGCGATCCGCGAAGCGCTGTCGATCATCCGCGATGGCGGCGGCGAACCGGCCGGGATAGTGATCGCGCTGGACCGCCAGGAGGCCGTGGATCCGGCCACTTCCCGACGCTCTGCGGCACAAACGGTCGCAGCCGACCAGGGCCTGCCCGTGATCGCAGTGGCCAATCTGTCGGACCTGCTCACCTTCGCCGGTGGCAATGCCGAGCTCTCCAGCCAGCGCGAACGCCTGCTGGCGTACCGCGACGCCTATGGCAGCCAGACCTCAGCGTGA